A genomic segment from Mycobacteriales bacterium encodes:
- a CDS encoding alpha/beta hydrolase, protein NADPAAEVRADPLAGYPPPGASPAEVAAWWNKVPAELRPQLIQQHPELIGNRDGIPVTARDQANRILIGRQREALVAERTRLEGQLLDDHSPGGQSLNPAIRSQIDRINGKISGIDAINARLDSQPTVSRDADGFFLLGVDPSSEGRFIVARGNPDTAKNVATFVPGSLTDLSQADGLLNQGDALHRAAVRAGSPQIADGPSTSVITWLDYDSPDSIPGAIWPGKAEDGAARLVSFQEGLRTTHAPGPPAHTTVVGHSYGSTVAGFAASQGRTLAADEIIGAGSPGFGVDTADQLSVGKEHVWVVESPHDPIADTSVFGADPSENGFGARVYNSEPGPPVGSAIPSTSGYSPYSPGNKLPQYDYTVAAHDSYLREPPGGNAGLDTMGQIIAGNNPPPR, encoded by the coding sequence GAACGCAGACCCGGCGGCCGAAGTACGGGCTGATCCTTTGGCTGGGTATCCGCCGCCGGGGGCGAGTCCCGCGGAGGTCGCAGCGTGGTGGAACAAGGTGCCCGCGGAGCTCCGGCCCCAGCTCATCCAGCAACATCCGGAGCTGATCGGCAACCGCGACGGCATCCCGGTGACGGCCCGCGACCAGGCCAACCGGATCCTGATCGGTCGCCAGCGTGAGGCTCTGGTGGCAGAACGGACCAGGCTGGAAGGCCAGCTCCTCGACGACCACAGCCCTGGCGGTCAATCCCTGAACCCGGCGATCCGGAGCCAGATCGACCGGATCAACGGGAAGATCAGCGGGATCGACGCCATCAACGCCCGACTCGACTCGCAACCGACAGTCTCCAGGGATGCGGACGGATTCTTCCTGCTCGGCGTCGACCCGTCCAGCGAAGGCCGCTTCATCGTTGCCAGAGGCAACCCGGATACCGCGAAGAACGTCGCCACCTTCGTACCCGGCTCACTGACCGACCTCAGCCAGGCCGACGGCCTGCTGAACCAGGGCGACGCCCTCCACCGCGCGGCAGTCCGGGCCGGCTCACCACAGATAGCCGACGGACCGAGCACCTCCGTGATCACCTGGCTCGACTACGACTCCCCCGACTCGATCCCAGGCGCCATCTGGCCGGGCAAGGCCGAGGACGGTGCCGCGCGGCTCGTCTCGTTCCAGGAAGGTTTGCGGACGACCCACGCACCCGGGCCGCCGGCGCACACCACCGTGGTCGGCCACAGCTACGGCTCGACGGTCGCCGGTTTCGCCGCGTCCCAGGGCCGGACCTTGGCGGCCGACGAGATCATCGGCGCCGGGAGCCCCGGCTTCGGGGTCGACACCGCGGACCAGCTCAGTGTCGGCAAGGAGCACGTCTGGGTGGTCGAGTCACCCCACGACCCGATCGCCGACACCAGCGTGTTCGGTGCCGATCCATCGGAGAACGGCTTCGGCGCACGCGTCTACAACTCAGAGCCTGGCCCACCCGTGGGCTCGGCAATTCCTTCCACGAGCGGCTACTCGCCCTACTCCCCCGGCAACAAGCTGCCGCAGTACGACTACACCGTCGCCGCCCACGACAGCTACCTCCGTGAACCGCCCGGCGGCAACGCCGGGCTGGACACGATGGGCCAGATCATCGCCGGGAACAACCCACCACCCCGCTGA
- a CDS encoding glycerol-3-phosphate dehydrogenase/oxidase, with the protein MAETELDVLVIGGGVVGAGSALDAATRGLRVGLVDGRDLASGTSSRSSKLLHGGLRYLEMLDFGLVHEALRERGLIIGELAPHLARALPFLYPLQHRVWERPYVGSGILIYDAMALASPAGVRGRLPHHKHLTRRGALKIAPSLRKDALIGAVQYYDGQVDDARHTMNIARTAAHFGAQIATRSRVVGFLREGERVTGALVRDLESDRSIQVRARQVINATGVWTDETQALVAARGQFHVRASKGVHLVVPKDRIHSDAALILRTEKSVLFVIPWGRHWIIGTTDTDWDLDKAHPAATAADIDYILQHVNSVLNTPLTTEDVEGVYAGLRPLLSGESESTSKLSREHMVGHAAPGLVVIAGGKYTTYRVMAKDAVDAAANALDGRVPKSVTKNTPLVGADGYHALWNQRHLIAQRSGLHVARIEHLLNRYGALVDEVLELVEKDPSLGEQLPGTQDYLKAEIVYGATNEGARHLDDVLARRTRISIEAWDRGVEAAEAAARLMAPVLGWDEATIEREVSFYQQRVQSERDSQDQPDDESADKVRLGAPDIVSPA; encoded by the coding sequence ATGGCGGAGACCGAACTGGACGTGCTGGTCATCGGGGGCGGCGTGGTGGGCGCCGGCTCCGCGCTGGACGCCGCCACCCGCGGCCTGCGGGTGGGCCTGGTCGACGGTCGTGACCTGGCCAGCGGTACGTCCAGCCGGTCCAGCAAGCTGCTGCACGGCGGTCTGCGCTACCTCGAGATGCTCGACTTCGGGCTGGTGCACGAGGCGTTGCGGGAGCGCGGGCTCATCATCGGTGAGCTCGCGCCCCACCTCGCCCGGGCCCTGCCGTTCCTCTACCCGCTGCAGCACCGGGTCTGGGAGCGGCCGTACGTGGGGTCCGGGATCCTGATCTACGACGCGATGGCGCTGGCGTCACCGGCCGGGGTGCGCGGCCGGCTGCCGCACCACAAGCACCTCACCCGGCGGGGCGCGCTGAAGATCGCGCCGTCGCTGCGCAAGGACGCGCTCATCGGCGCCGTGCAGTACTACGACGGCCAGGTCGACGACGCCCGGCACACGATGAACATCGCCCGGACCGCGGCCCACTTCGGCGCGCAGATCGCGACCCGCTCCCGCGTCGTCGGCTTCCTGCGCGAGGGCGAGCGGGTCACCGGCGCGCTGGTCCGGGACCTGGAGAGCGACCGCTCGATCCAGGTCAGGGCCCGCCAGGTCATCAACGCGACCGGCGTCTGGACCGACGAGACCCAGGCCCTGGTGGCCGCCCGCGGCCAGTTCCACGTCCGCGCGTCCAAGGGCGTGCACCTGGTCGTGCCCAAGGACCGGATCCACTCCGACGCGGCGCTGATCCTCCGTACGGAGAAGAGCGTCCTGTTCGTCATCCCGTGGGGCCGGCACTGGATCATCGGCACCACCGACACCGACTGGGACCTGGACAAGGCGCACCCGGCGGCGACCGCGGCCGACATCGACTACATCCTCCAGCACGTCAACTCGGTGCTGAACACCCCGCTGACCACCGAGGACGTCGAGGGTGTGTACGCGGGACTGCGGCCGCTGCTGTCCGGCGAGTCCGAGTCGACCTCGAAGCTGTCCCGCGAGCACATGGTCGGGCACGCGGCCCCGGGGCTGGTCGTGATCGCCGGCGGCAAGTACACGACGTACCGGGTGATGGCCAAGGACGCCGTCGACGCGGCCGCGAACGCTCTGGACGGGCGGGTGCCGAAGTCGGTCACCAAGAACACGCCACTGGTCGGCGCCGACGGGTACCACGCGCTGTGGAACCAGCGGCACCTCATCGCGCAGCGCTCGGGGCTGCACGTCGCGAGGATCGAGCACCTGCTCAACCGCTACGGCGCGTTGGTCGACGAGGTGCTTGAGCTGGTCGAGAAGGACCCGTCGCTCGGCGAGCAACTGCCCGGCACGCAGGACTACCTGAAGGCCGAGATCGTGTACGGCGCCACGAACGAAGGTGCTCGGCACCTGGACGACGTACTGGCCCGGCGTACCAGGATCTCGATCGAGGCCTGGGACCGTGGGGTCGAGGCAGCGGAAGCGGCCGCGCGGTTGATGGCACCGGTTCTCGGCTGGGACGAGGCGACGATCGAACGTGAGGTCTCCTTCTACCAGCAGCGGGTCCAGTCCGAACGCGACTCCCAGGACCAGCCCGACGACGAGTCCGCCGACAAGGTTCGCCTCGGCGCCCCGGACATCGTGTCACCGGCCTGA